The window CGTAGGCATATCGAACCGTCTGGGAGCCCTCTCCCTGAAGGGTTGTTTTCTCCTGAGGACGCACCGCATGCTCATTTTCGTAGCCGATGCTCTGGCTTCTCAGCTGTACAAGATCTTCTCTGCTGTTGTTCTGTTTTTCGTACCAGGTAATGGCCGTTGGACGGTTGGCAACCGCATTCTCATCGTAGCGTATGTTCTTTTCGACACTACGGGATTTTTCGCTCCAGTAGCTGTCGACCAATCGGTAATAGCCGTATGTGTAGGTGGTAAAGCGGCTGCTGTTAACCTCATCCACCGTGGTTTCGGCAAGGTAATAGCCCAGCTTATTCGACACCTTGTCATAATCGTAGTTGTAGCGGGTCGTTCTCACATCATCTCGCGCCCCTATCATGCTGTAGATCGTGACCTGCTGTGCAAGAACACGGGAATAGATCCTGTCGGCTTCACCGGCACCGAAGGCCCCGTAATTAATCTTGATCCGCCCCTTTCCCGGACCTTCCATGCTCGACAGGGGGGTATAGCTATAGTGAGACACCGGCTCGGAAAGATTATCAATCTTCTTGGAAAGCAGATGTTTATACTTTTTCTTTGCCGCATCCACATCAAAGGGCACGGGATTTTTTGCACCAGCTACCTGATACTCACTATCGTAGCCGTAGTTCCAGCTGCGCCCCCCTGCGTCCAGACTCGAAAGAAGGTGGCCCGCCTCATCCTGCTCATACGTGATCCCCCGTCCGTAGGGGTCGTCAGCCAAGGCTATTTCACTGATATAGGGAAGGCCGGTCTCATCCGCCGTCTTGTAGGTGAAGGCCAAAACCCGTCCGACCGCATCCGTGATCGTTTTGATCTGGAACCCGCCGGATACATAACTGATCCCGACCGAAAAGAGCCCGTCGGGGCTTGTTATGTTCGTGGTCCTCCCCTTTTTATCCATGCTGTAGACCGTACCGTCGGAAGTCACAAGGCTATAGCCGGTACTGCTCCAGGCACTTTGAGATACCCCTAGTGCTCCTATAAAAGAGACTGTTCTTGAAGACCTTCGTTGCGATACCGAAAGGGAAAAATCCTCGCCGAGGTGGTTTTCAAGCACAAGACTCCGATGCTTTCCACCGTCGGGACTATTACGAAGCTCCATACCATAAAATCCGTACATCCCTCCCTCAGGCATGACGAGGTACTGCTCGCTGTTCGCATTTTTTATGTAGGGCAGGTTCAGCCGCCATCCCTTTCCCATGGAATAGGAAAAATCCCCTTGGTCCTCCAGATATGGTAGAGCCCAGGAAGGGCTTTCTGCCCGTTCATCCATTTTGGCAACCGACAAATCATAGTAGCGCTTCAGGGTGAAATCGAAACCATTGGGACCGGGCAGCTCCAGTTCGGTCATGCTCGTATGAATGTTTCCGCCCTGAGGGCTCACCCACAGCCCTTCATGCTCCGCATAGGTCCGAAACGGAGAGAAACCCGCATCCTGCATCTCTTCGGGCGAGATATCCTCCACACTGGTTGCCACCGGCGCGTACAGGGAAAAATGGAAGGAAGTGAAGGCTATGGTATGATGCTCGGTGTCAACCGCCGCATCTTTCACCTTGACCCACCGCCCCCATCTCGTATCAAAGGTATATACGTTGAGATTTTCCTCAGGGAACCCTTCGGGAATCAGATTCTTGTCATAGGAAATCACTCCGACAAAGGGCTCGTTGAAGAGCTCACCCTCCGAACAGATCTCCCCCGTGCCGTCCAAAAGCTCGAAGCTGTACACGGGCCCCACGAAGTCATGTTCGAAGGCCTCATCCTCGCTCTCCTGCCACCCAGGATCGGCCTCGGCTATCCTCACCGAGACAGCGCCCTCAGGCGTGCTTCCCTCCGGCAGCAAGAGGGCCGCGCTCTCATATTCGGCCGCCGTCACCCCGTCGTCTTCAATGGTCGCAGAGGCTATCCCCGGTACCGCAGACAAAGACTCGCCATAGCCTCCGATATTCTCGGCACGGTCCACTCCCCGCACCCGGTACACATAGCGTGTGCCGTTTTCCACTTCGGTATCGATATAGCCCTGCTGGTCCATGCGATCGATACGACGAACCGATCCCTCGGGCCAGCCCGGATTCCGCTCTATCTCATAGGAAATAATATCATCGTCCCCATCGTCCCAGGAAAGCGCCATGTGACCGTTCCCCGGCAGGATATCAAGGCCGGTGACAGCCACAGGCGGTATGGTATCGATCTTTGTCTGTGTGGTCGAAAGCTGCTCGTGGCCGACCTTGTCAAAGGCCTTGACCACAAGACGGTGCACCCCATCTTCGAGGAGGGGAAGCTGGTAGCCACTTTCCACGGTACGGTAATCACCGTTATCGATAGATAACTCGTAGTGGTCCACTCCCGTCACCGCATCCGTGGTCTCAAAGCGGATCACCGGGCGCTGGTTCGAGGTCCATCCTTCGGGTATAACCTTAATCTCGAAAGGCAGGGGGGCTTCCGTATCAACCTGGTAAAACAGGCTCGTTTCACTTCGGTTTCCGGCCTCATCCCGTGCCGCTAAAACCAGATGGTGTGAACCATCCACAAGATCTACCGCCCTGCGGTACACCCCGCCTTCTTCGGCCATAACCCGACCGTCGAGAAAGACCGTTGCACTATTCTCTTCTGCAACAGCTGCCTCGAAATCCGTTATTGATGATGTAAGCACCGTCCCCGACTCGGGCCGAACCGCCCCTATAACGGGGGCCATTGTATCGCGAACGACCCGAACCTGCTTGTCCACCCTTCGCCCGAATTGATCACGCAACTCTAGGTCAATCGCCTGCTCTCCTTCCCGTAAGCGAAAGGCAGGCGTGGTGAACCGGCCGCCTTCAACCTCCACCGGAAACCGTCCGGCCCAAAGCCGATAATGGCCCTGGACCTGGATCCTGCCGCTTATCGTGACAAAAGCCTCGTTGGTGTAATAGGGACTCTCGGGAGATGCTATACTAAGCGACGGTTCCTGGTTTACCCGGAAAACCCTCCGCATAAGCCTTCCGACCTCCCCCTTATGTCCTTGGGTGAAAAGGAGTTCTATGCGGTTGAGCCCCTCGGAAAGCTCAACTCGATGGGAAAAGCCCCTCCATCCTCCTTCGATCTCCTGGCCATTTATGATCACCTGCATGGTCGGAAGCATTCTGCCGCTGACAAGGATGCTGTCCTCGAGGGTATAGCTTATCCCTTCGGAAAGATTCACCGAATAGAGAAGGCTGTCCCGGTCATACCAGCGGATAAGCTTCTGACTCTCGCGATTCTCTTCATCAAGCGCTCTCATCAATAGCTCATGCTCGGCCTGATCACCCCAGCCGGAAGTGCGCAAAGTCCCCCAGAAAAGATGGCCACGCTGCTGTGCAGCAATTCCGTTGATGCTTACCTTTGCTCCCGGATCATCTACATAGCCGACAACGCTTTGTCCGATCCCTCCGAACTCCACAAGCTCCCCGTTTACCGGCCAGCGCATCTCGATTTCAGGGGCCCCGTCGCGCTCAAGGCTTCCCATCACCCTGATACCGTACAAAGCATCGGGCCGTGCATTGGTGATCTTCAGGGCCGTTGTTTCTATCGGCCCATCTCCGGCGCCACTCTGCCAGCGTTGCCCATACCCATACTCCCGGCTCCAGGCGATGGGCAGCCACTGCCCATCCTGTTCGTAGTATAACTGTTCGGAAACCAGATGCTCTCCCGTAAGATCAATCCGTTCCGGAACGAGCTTTTCATCAAGCCGGTACACCAACTCCCGTTCCCCTTCCGGGGCCACCTTACTGTAGGCGGATACTCCCGACAGCTGAGAGACCACCCCAGCTGCCGTTTGCGGTATGAGGCTACCGGTCAGGATAGAGGTATCCTCATGGGCAGAAAACGTGATGAGGTTCTCCCCTTCCAGAAGCATATCCCGGGCCACCAGTCCCTCGTACCAGCTCGTCCCTTCAAGAGAAGCAACACGCTCCAGAGCGAGCTCCGTATCGTTCACCTCTACCGTGAATGCTTGTCCCACATCCTTGTTCAGCACAAGCGACATCCGGTAACACTGCGGCTCTTCCACACGACACTGTGCATATAATCCGCCGGTCAGATCTTTACCGCCCACATCGATGAGCGACGTCGGCTCGAGATCCCCCGCAGCGTTTCCCCACAGCTCAAGCTCGCCGATTCCCCCTTCTTCGGCTCCCTGATATCTGCTGCCGTAGACCGTCAAACGAATCCCGTCACTTTCCACTCCCCCGGGAAACTCCACACTCTTCCAGCCGGAGGACTCCCCCTCCTCTATCCGAAACAGCTCTCGCCAAAAGAAACCTTCCCGCGCTTCCACGATAAGCGTGCCGCGGTACCCTTCATGCAAATAGACTCGTGCCTTGTAGATCCTGCTATTCTGCGGAAGGTGAAAGGCAACATCCCCCTCGTCCCATCCCCAAGCAGGCCTGCCGCCCTCTCCCCTTGGACTGCCGGTCCGAATGCAGCCTTCAATCCAGCTGCGGCTGGAAGAATCGAACGGACCGCCCCATCTATTCCATCCATTCCCTTGTTCAGAGTGCCAGATTGTCTTGGTATTTCCGTCGACCAGATGCTTTGCGGGATAAAAAAGTGAATCGTCACCGCTGTCTGAGAGTTCCAAAGGAATTTTTCGATACGCGCTCGAAGAGCGTTCACCTATCACCTCCACCTCATTGAGACTACTCAGCGAAGCATCCTCTCCGGATACCTCGATCCTCACCCTTTCAGCCCGCACCCCGTCTCCGGCAAGATTGACAAAGTTCCATCCCGGAGCCAAAGCACTGAGGTATCCCAGGGGAAAGGGCTGCCACAAGCCATCCTCCGTTTCATAGAGAACCCGAAGCTCACTTTTCTCCCCAAGACTCCCATACAGCGACAGCCCGTAGAGGTCCGTCATCTCAGACAACGTGAGCTCAAGCCAACCCGCCTGCGAGTCGTTTGCGATGGCCCATCCCGTATCCGTACTTCCGTCTATCACATACTCTGCCGGTCCAAGGGCCGAGCTGCTTACCGAACCCCGAACACTTTCAACACCTATGCTCTCTATTCCCTCGGCTCCCATGTTGGCCACTGCCGCGGCCAGCAAGAGAAGAGCGCACAAACGAACCTTCATTGCTTTCAACACTTTTTTACCCCGCCTCATTTTCTAAGGATCTCCAACTCGCTTCCCGAAAGATTCAGGAGCTCTTCATGGTAATAATCATTACCGTTATCTTCAAAAACGGAATCACCTATATCCGGTCGCCTGGCACCATGTTCGGCCATTGCATCTTCCTTGATCCCGTACCATGTATTTCCAATAAACCGGCATCTTGAGAGCTCTACACTCGCGCCCACAAGGTGCAATCCAATCAAATTCTCATGAACATCAACATCACTCAGTATCACCGCTGAAGCAGGCCCTGCCGTCACCCCGCGTTTGCTTCCGCTTATGCTCACATGCTCAAAGCTTCCGCTGCCTCTTACCAGAATTCCCTCCCAGTAAGCTTCCTGTGCATCGGCACGGCGACAAACAACAGGAGCGGCTTCTGTTCCCTCGACCATCAGGCTTGCCCCCGTTTGAACCTCGATTCCGGCCCCCGGGACGGCAGTCACCGTGGTCCCATCTTTCACTACAAGGCTAAGCCCTTCCGGCACAACGACAATGCCGGTAAGCCTCTGGCCCTCTTCCCACGTCTCACTGATAAGCAGTTCACCTTCGCTGGTATTCACCGCATGTACGACGATCTCGGCACTGCTTTCCTGGTTCCACCAGTCGCTGACGGTAAGAACAACCCGGTAATCCCCGGCGCTCATAAACATCTTTTCAGGCGCCATCCCTTCACCGCTTGTCTCGTCTCCGAAGTTCCAGGCATAGGAGAGATCATCGCCCTCAGGGTCATAGGCTGCATACAAACGCTCCCCTTCGTCGCCGACAACAGGAAGCAGCTCGCCCACTCGAAGGGTGATCTCAGGAATCATAACCGTCACCACTGGGGCCTGGTTATCCTCCGCACTGCTTATCGATATGGTTTCCGACCTGTTGCCCACCTTGTCGATCACAATCATACGGGCGGTGGCCTTTCCCGTCGTTTCATCCATGGCCAGGGGCCACCAGTCGATCGCAAGCTCATCCGAGCTTACCGGAAACAGGACCCCTGCGCCGGAGGCAACCTGTGCAGCAAGGGCCTTTTCACTACCCGCAGCAAAGGCAACCTGCTCCGCAGGTTCATCTCTCCCCCCATTCCACAGCAGCAACGTCTCCACTCCGGAGGCACTGCTTCCCATACCGTCGGAAAGGGCAAAGGCCTTCAAACTGACCGTATCCTCGGTCTCCGCCTCCACCGTAAGTACCCCTCGAGGTGGATTTCCATCAACCGCGAAACGCCGCGTTGCACCGCTTGAGGGCCAGCGTCCGGCCTCATTCCATACAAGCAGGGAACCGTCCCAGTCGTGGTAGTACTCAGGGATCTCCAGATACCACTCATATATCCCCTGGCCCAGATCAGGGGCCCCATCCTCATCCCCGTTTATGCTGCGAACCGGTGTGCCTGCGGCAACACCGGGATCATACACCTGGTACGGGCCTGCCCCCTGTCGCCGGTAGAAAACCCGAAGACCCAGCAGGTCTCCCTCATCATCCTTCTCACGCTCCAATGAAAAAGCGGGAAAGCCTGGACCAATAACCGTTCCCTCATCTGGAACCGTTAGCGCTACATCCCCTGCAGTATGATTAGGAAGATGGAATACCACCGATCTGGTCGCCGGAAAGCCACTTGCATTCTTTGCATAGACCCGTGCCGTATAGAAACGCTTACTTTTCAACCCATGCGGCAGAAGACAGCGCATCCCTTCGGCCTTCGGATCCACTTTCTGCGTATAGACCTCGTCCAGCTGATCGACAGGATCATCCCCTTTAAGCACCTGCAGCCAAAAGCCGTAGCCGTCGGGAATCTCACCTTCATATTCCCAGGCTATGTAGGAGTTATCACCTTCTTGCTCAAGCCGCACATTCACAGGAGGCTTCGGGGCCTGGTCAACCGTAAGGTGATATTCGGATTTGCAGCTGTTTCCGCAGGCATCCGATATCGACAAAAGGAAGCTATACTCACCGTTCGGTATTCCCGATACATTCATGGAGTAGAGCTTTGCATCATCGTTATGCTCAATCTCAACACTCCGCCAGAGTCCGCTTGCATTCGTAATCCGTGCCCGGTATGTCGATCCGTCAAGGCCGCTCTGCCATGCTTCGGGTTCCGCACCATAGGTGCTGCCGTCCACCGCAGGGTACCAGCCGATCACATCGCCGCTACCCGACGGAATAAAAAGCACGCCCTTATCGTCAACATCGAGAATCAAACGCTCCCCATCGCTTTTCAGAAGCGGCGGCAAAGGGGCACTACTATCCACTCCGAAAGGAAGCCGCTGTATCGCGCCCTTATTGCCCGCCCCGTCGAAAAAATAGATGACGGCCGTATACACACCGTTGGCAAGATCTATCTCATCACCGAAGCTGTATGTGCCGGTCTGATTCCCTTCGGAATTCGAAATCTCGATCACACCGTCGGGCATGGTCGCGGAAAGACCGCCGGCAGGCCCCCTGTCAGCAGGGATATCTTCATCGTCTATGGTAAAACGCACCGATGGGCCAAAGTAACGCAGCTGCTGCCCCTCGGAAAAGTCGGCCACGCAGGATTCACTCCCCCACTCGACGCCGACCTTTTCCACCGCCTCAGGTCCCTCATCATCTACATAAAAATAGGCGGGAAAATAACCCGAATCACCGAGGTCGGCAATGTGGCCCGCCATAAGCTCCTCTTCCCCATGATCCTTAAACCACGTGTAGATCTTGTCGTAAACCTGCCCCTCGATCCTATACGCCCCCCCTCCGAGACTTCCCCCATAGCCGGAAAGCAAATCGGCAAAACCTCCATCCGCCATCTGTGAAGCATCGATATCGCCTTCCCAGGCCACCTCTCCACTATCGGTTTTAACAATCCTCAGGTGATAGCCCCCGATCCCGGAAGCAAGATCGTAGATCTGCCCCGTTTCCTTTCCCAGGCGGTAGCCCGTCAGGGGCTCCGACCGATCGCTGCAGGAAAGCGAGAGAAACAGCCCCTTTCCCAGGCCTAAAACGGGAGCAGAACCCTCTTTTTTGAACTCGATGGTCGCACTCTCGGCATCGGGAGCAAGACTATCGTAGTGGAGATCTTCCGAAGAGAGGAGGACCGTGACGCTTCCTCCAAAAGTATAATTATGTGTATGCCCATTAGGTGACTCATGACGTGCGATACCAGCGGTAACTCTTACTTCGAGATAGGTGCCGGGCAGTACATAAAGATGGTTACCACGATATGTACGTTCTTGTCCCTGCCCTATAGCCCGGACAGAAAATTGAGGTTCTTGAGAAACATTCTCTTCAGTAGTCTTTCTAAAAACAAGGCTAATACCAATAGGAAACGGCAAGGCATGGGCGGCGGCCGTCGACGAAGATTCGGTAAACTTTACCGTCTGCATAGCTGAATCGAAATAGAGATATCTGTGCGCTGATACTCTTGTTATCCACACATTATCCGGAGAGGAACTCTCATGGTGCCCTCCACCGAACACCGAGGCGACAAAAACGAGAGCTATGGCGCAAAAGAATGAGATAATGACGATGCGTTTCATGGCAATTTCCTTTTTTTCAATGAGACCTTTTTCAACTTCTCATTTTATTCGATTATATCGACGCCCGATAATTCTTGTAAACTCCCCTCGTTTCTGTTCTAATACATTATGCAGCTTTTTTTTCTCCTCACCATCCTTTGCCTCCTGGCAGGAATCTCATACCTTGATATCCGCTTTATGCGTATTCCATTGCCCCTCAACCTCGGTTTTTTCGCACTTTCTCTTGCCTATTCATATATAAGCGGTTTCGGCTTACCCGCTCTCTTTTACGCCTTTGCAGGTTTTCTCTTTATCGTCGTTATCCGACGGCTTACCGCAAACGGAATAGGCCTGGCAGATGCCATTTTATCGGGTTCCGTCACCTTATTGCTCGGGCCGATGAAATGGGTGCTGTGCCTGCTATCGGCCAGTATACTTGGACTTGTCCTGTTTATTCTCCTGGGAAAAAAGATCGGTGCCAGCGGGGAAAAACCGAGGCTGCCCTTTGCACCATGTATCGCGATAGCAACCATTCCCTTTCTTTTTATTAATTGACATGCATGCGGCAGATGACGTACACTACCGCATAGTTGTTCATCCAAGGTGTAATTAAAAAATGCGCGCAACCTTCAAAGTGTTTGTCATATATTTCCTGATGTCCGTCCTCTCTGTTCCGATGCTTTCAGCAGAAGGATCGATTCAGGGAATGGAATTCCACAACAAGCCCATTGCCGATGTACTTATTGCTATCGGTTCCGTGGCAGGTTATACGGTCCTTCCGGACGATACGCTGACGGGAAGTGTCTCCTATCGTTTCTCCGAAACTAGTTTCGAAGAGGCCCTGGAAAGTCTGAGCCTCCAGTACGGCTTCTTTTACACAAAGCTCGGGGATACCATCTACTCAATATCCCGCATTCACGACAGCTACGACGCCGATACGGGACTTTTTTCCATAGAGGCAAGAGATGTCCCTGTTTTCAACATCCTTCAGGAGGCCTCCCGGACCATCGGCAAAACAATACTCTTTGATCCGCTTCCGGCGGAGAAGCTGACCCTCAATAGCCACGATATATCGCCCGAAAACTTTCTTACCATGATTGTTTCCCGCTTTTCCGACTATACGCTTCTTTCCGACGACGACTATTTCTATCTCAAGCGGGAGGTGGCCTCGCGGAGCGATGCGGGCAAGGCGGCAAACGATACTACCATTACGGTGGAAAGCGAGGACGATTACAGCCTCAGCCTTGAGCGGGGTGATCTGCTTACCGCACTGGACGAGCTGTTCGAAAAGGCGGGTAAGGAATATGTGCTGCTGTTCAAGGCCTCTGCCGCCCTCAAGAGCCTTCATTATACCCACAAAAGCTTCGACGAGTTGCTGCGCCTCCTCCTGGTCCAGTCGGGAGGCGATTATACGGTCAGCAACGGCATATACTACATCTTCGATATCAACAGGCAGGATATCCTCAAACAGTACAAGATGTCCGAATACCTTCATCTCGACTATATTTCTGCCGAAGATGTCCCCTCGCTTCTTCCCAACCTGCTAAGCTCAAGCAGCTTCTATAAGGTTGATAAGAACCAAAACGCCATCATCATCAGTGGAAGCCTTGAAGAGCTTCGTCCGCTGAAGGAATACATCAAGGCAATTGATAAACCGCAGGTCGGTAAGGCCTATTACACCTTTAACCTCGACTATATCGAGGCATCCGTCGCCATCCAGTCCCTGCCCCAGCGGCTTCGGGCTCCCGAACCGATCGTGCTTAAGGATTCGAATAGCTTTCTCGCCTTCTACACTCCTGCACAGAAAGCAGAGACGGGACAGTTGCTGCGTGCAATCGATATCCCCCGGGAATCCCATGTTCTTACCTTCAAATACCTGAAGGCCGAGGATTTCCTCAAAAATCCGCCTCCGCCCTTCAGTTCGAACGACTTCAAGGATACCGGAAATGTCTCTTCGGTCTACTTTATCGGAAGCGCCGAAAGGCTGGAGTATCTGAGACAGCTGGTTGCGGAAATAGACGTTCCGAAACCCCAAATCAGATACAAGATGCTCATCATCCAGTATCAGGAAAGTACGGGCCTTGATTTCAACCTTTCGGTTTCCAATTCCGTCTCAGACGACGATAGCGAATCAGCCTATGTGGGTAACGTCGGAAATCTCCTTTCCCTTGACTTTGACGTACTCTCCACCTTTGGCTACTTGTTCGCCATAAAACTCAACGCCTCGTTAAGCGACAGCACGGCAAATGTTCTCGCAGATACAACCCTCCACGGCCTCTCCGGAGAATCGGTCAAGTTTCAAAACAGTTCGACCTATCGCTATCAGGAGCTGGAAGCGGACGACGCCGGGAAGGTTACCCGAACGGGAGTAACCAACGAAATATCAACTGGTCTTTTTATGAAGATCACCGGCTGGGTCTCCGGTGATGATATGATCACCATGGAGGTAGAATCGACGCTTTCAAAAAAGGGAACAAGCTCGAGCAATAGTGACAATGAGCTTCCGCCGACCTCGGAACGCGTTATTAACACGCATATACGAACCCCCTCGGGTACTCCGATTGTGATCGGCGGTCTGATGCAGAAAGAGGTCAGCGAAAAAATAGCAAAAATACCGATCCTGGGAGATATTCCTTTTATTGGTGCCCTGTTTCGCAGCATAAGCAATACAGAGGAGAACACGGAATTCGTCGTGTATCTGGTTCCCTACCTTGTCCATGATGCCATGCACAGCCTCCAGCCCGGAGACGAAATGAACAGACTTTTTGATAAATTCTTTCCTCCGCAGGTGTGACGATGAAACGAGCTACGATCAAGTCCTTCGAGCCCCTTCCACCGTTACAGGAACAGTATGCCGTCAAGTATATGGAAAAAAACCATGTACTGAAGCTGGGAAGCAGACCGGACGGCTTATCAATCGTCGGAGTATGCCCCCCCATCAGAAAGGAACTGATTGACGAGATAGAGGATTTTCACCGGGGGAAGGTTGAGTTCGTCGAAATAGAACCGGAAGACTTCACCATATATCTTGGAAGAGCTCTCTCCGGTACCTCGGAATACGAGTCGGCAAACGGCGCCAGCAGCCATATCGAAATCGACAAATTCGCCGACGATGCCCCGATCATCAATCTTGTAAATTCGATTTTCATTGAAGCCATTCAAAAAAAGGCTTCGGATATTCATATAGAAGGAAGGCAGGACAAGGTCTCTATACGGTACAGGATAGATGGGGTACTGGTCTCTATCATGGAATACGATGCCTCCTATTTCTCCGCCATTTCCAGCCGAATAAAGATCATGGCAGATCTGAACATCATGGAACGTCGGCTTCCCCAGGACGGACGGATATCGGTAAGCATTGCCCAGGTCGAACTGGACATGCGCCTTTCCATCGTGCCGATAGCAGGAGGCGAATCCATTGTTCTTAGGCTGTTCAACCGTAAAGGGGCCATTCTCGAGCTTGATGATTTGGGCTTTTCCGACTCGGTAAAGGAACGGATCACCCATCTGTATCGTCAGCCTCACGGCCTTGTTCTTTTTACCGGTCCTACTGGTTCGGGAAAAACAACTAGTCTGAATGCCATTATCCGTAACCTCGACCATGAATCGAGTAAAATCGTGACCATCGAGGACCCGGTCGAATACAGGATCGAAGGGGTAAATCAGATTCAGACCAACGATGAGATAGGTCTGACCTTCCACTCTCTTCTGCGGAGGGTTTTACGGCAGGACCCCAACATCATCATGGTCGGAGAGATACGCGATGCGGACACGGCTCAGCTCGCCGTTCGGGCGGCTCTGACAGGCCACCTCGTTCTTTCTTCCCTCCATACCAATGATGCCGTTTCATCGGTTCAAAGGCTTATCAATATGGGCGTAGAATCATATCTTCTTGCCGCCGTCCTGAGGGGGGCTGTCGCCCAACGACTGGTGAGGGTACTCTGTCCCTCCTGTAAGTATGAAGCGGAACCGTCGACAGCAGAGAAAAGCATCTATCAGGCACATGGCCTATCACCGAAAACGATATTTCGGCACAAGGGATGCCCCGAGTGTAACTATACCGGTTATTCAGGCAGGACCACTGTGGCAGAATGTTTTGTAAGCTCGGCAGAACTCGAAGATCTCATCGTCCGGAACGCACCGAACAGCACACTTACAAACTGCTTAAAGAAAGAAGGGGTACATTCACTTATGCGGGACGGACTCGAAAAGACCGTATTAGGCATAACAGACCTGGCCGAAATAGAGAGGGCCATATAATGGCGTCGCAAGGGAAAAGAATCGGGGTTAAAGAGCTTCTCGATTTTACATCGAACCTCTCTCTCCTTTTGAACTCCGGTTTGTCGGTTTATAACGCGATCCAGATGATCCATTCTTTCTCGACGAACAGGACCATCACAGCGTTGTCCCATTATTGTGAAGAGGGGTTAAAGAAAGGAGTTTCCCTCTCCCGGCTCATTGAAAACAGTGACTACCAATTTCCCCCTCTATATAACGGCCTGGTCGGTATCGGGGACCGAATTGGTTCGCTGTCCACCATCCTGCCTACCCTTCGCACCTATCTGGAGCGCAAAAAACAGGTCAGAGATAAGTTCATCAACGCATCTATCTATCCCCTTATCGTACTCCTCATGTTGTTTACAGGGATGATCTTTCTTACCCTTTTCGCTGTTCCCAGAATTGAAGCGTTATTTCAGGAAATCGGAGAAGGAAGTACGCAAATACGTTCATTCGAAGAGAAGATCTTTGGATTGAAGCTATTCGGTGTCTTCTGTATCGTACTTTTTATTGCCGTGCTTACCCTATTTATCTTGAGAAAAAACAGCCCGGAAGTAAAAGAAAAAAGCGACCGTTTTTTCATACGGATTCCCGGTCTTCGCCACATCATCACGATAACGGATATCTTTAATGTCACGTTTGCGGTTGAAACATTAACACGACACGGCATTCCTTTATCATCAGCAATAAAAGAATCGGTGTCGGTCTGTGGAAATTCCGAGCTAAAAAAGACCTTTACCATGATCCACCAGGAGCTTGTCTCCGGCAAAAATCTCTA is drawn from Sediminispirochaeta bajacaliforniensis DSM 16054 and contains these coding sequences:
- a CDS encoding PKD domain-containing protein, with product MKRIVIISFFCAIALVFVASVFGGGHHESSSPDNVWITRVSAHRYLYFDSAMQTVKFTESSSTAAAHALPFPIGISLVFRKTTEENVSQEPQFSVRAIGQGQERTYRGNHLYVLPGTYLEVRVTAGIARHESPNGHTHNYTFGGSVTVLLSSEDLHYDSLAPDAESATIEFKKEGSAPVLGLGKGLFLSLSCSDRSEPLTGYRLGKETGQIYDLASGIGGYHLRIVKTDSGEVAWEGDIDASQMADGGFADLLSGYGGSLGGGAYRIEGQVYDKIYTWFKDHGEEELMAGHIADLGDSGYFPAYFYVDDEGPEAVEKVGVEWGSESCVADFSEGQQLRYFGPSVRFTIDDEDIPADRGPAGGLSATMPDGVIEISNSEGNQTGTYSFGDEIDLANGVYTAVIYFFDGAGNKGAIQRLPFGVDSSAPLPPLLKSDGERLILDVDDKGVLFIPSGSGDVIGWYPAVDGSTYGAEPEAWQSGLDGSTYRARITNASGLWRSVEIEHNDDAKLYSMNVSGIPNGEYSFLLSISDACGNSCKSEYHLTVDQAPKPPVNVRLEQEGDNSYIAWEYEGEIPDGYGFWLQVLKGDDPVDQLDEVYTQKVDPKAEGMRCLLPHGLKSKRFYTARVYAKNASGFPATRSVVFHLPNHTAGDVALTVPDEGTVIGPGFPAFSLEREKDDEGDLLGLRVFYRRQGAGPYQVYDPGVAAGTPVRSINGDEDGAPDLGQGIYEWYLEIPEYYHDWDGSLLVWNEAGRWPSSGATRRFAVDGNPPRGVLTVEAETEDTVSLKAFALSDGMGSSASGVETLLLWNGGRDEPAEQVAFAAGSEKALAAQVASGAGVLFPVSSDELAIDWWPLAMDETTGKATARMIVIDKVGNRSETISISSAEDNQAPVVTVMIPEITLRVGELLPVVGDEGERLYAAYDPEGDDLSYAWNFGDETSGEGMAPEKMFMSAGDYRVVLTVSDWWNQESSAEIVVHAVNTSEGELLISETWEEGQRLTGIVVVPEGLSLVVKDGTTVTAVPGAGIEVQTGASLMVEGTEAAPVVCRRADAQEAYWEGILVRGSGSFEHVSISGSKRGVTAGPASAVILSDVDVHENLIGLHLVGASVELSRCRFIGNTWYGIKEDAMAEHGARRPDIGDSVFEDNGNDYYHEELLNLSGSELEILRK
- a CDS encoding A24 family peptidase encodes the protein MQLFFLLTILCLLAGISYLDIRFMRIPLPLNLGFFALSLAYSYISGFGLPALFYAFAGFLFIVVIRRLTANGIGLADAILSGSVTLLLGPMKWVLCLLSASILGLVLFILLGKKIGASGEKPRLPFAPCIAIATIPFLFIN
- a CDS encoding secretin N-terminal domain-containing protein, with the protein product MLSAEGSIQGMEFHNKPIADVLIAIGSVAGYTVLPDDTLTGSVSYRFSETSFEEALESLSLQYGFFYTKLGDTIYSISRIHDSYDADTGLFSIEARDVPVFNILQEASRTIGKTILFDPLPAEKLTLNSHDISPENFLTMIVSRFSDYTLLSDDDYFYLKREVASRSDAGKAANDTTITVESEDDYSLSLERGDLLTALDELFEKAGKEYVLLFKASAALKSLHYTHKSFDELLRLLLVQSGGDYTVSNGIYYIFDINRQDILKQYKMSEYLHLDYISAEDVPSLLPNLLSSSSFYKVDKNQNAIIISGSLEELRPLKEYIKAIDKPQVGKAYYTFNLDYIEASVAIQSLPQRLRAPEPIVLKDSNSFLAFYTPAQKAETGQLLRAIDIPRESHVLTFKYLKAEDFLKNPPPPFSSNDFKDTGNVSSVYFIGSAERLEYLRQLVAEIDVPKPQIRYKMLIIQYQESTGLDFNLSVSNSVSDDDSESAYVGNVGNLLSLDFDVLSTFGYLFAIKLNASLSDSTANVLADTTLHGLSGESVKFQNSSTYRYQELEADDAGKVTRTGVTNEISTGLFMKITGWVSGDDMITMEVESTLSKKGTSSSNSDNELPPTSERVINTHIRTPSGTPIVIGGLMQKEVSEKIAKIPILGDIPFIGALFRSISNTEENTEFVVYLVPYLVHDAMHSLQPGDEMNRLFDKFFPPQV